A genome region from Sebaldella sp. S0638 includes the following:
- a CDS encoding YfcE family phosphodiesterase codes for MKVLICSDSHKRLDIFQKVIEKELPEVVLFAGDHSTDAIDMSYVYSDIKFFIVRGNTDYFDKETSDELIIELEKEKILLVHGHLFGVKSYMNELEKEAEADGVTMCVFGHTHIPYCKEKDKIKYINPGAMQNGNYAVWEGKKIELRNIANK; via the coding sequence ATGAAAGTATTAATTTGTTCTGACAGTCATAAAAGACTGGATATATTTCAAAAGGTAATAGAAAAGGAATTGCCCGAAGTGGTGTTATTTGCAGGGGATCACAGCACAGATGCCATAGATATGTCTTATGTATATTCCGATATAAAATTTTTTATAGTAAGAGGAAATACTGACTATTTTGACAAAGAGACATCTGATGAGCTGATAATAGAACTGGAAAAGGAAAAGATTCTTTTGGTGCATGGTCATTTATTTGGCGTAAAGTCATATATGAATGAGCTGGAAAAAGAAGCAGAAGCAGATGGTGTAACTATGTGTGTATTTGGACATACTCATATACCTTACTGTAAAGAAAAAGATAAAATAAAATATATAAATCCCGGAGCCATGCAAAATGGGAATTATGCTGTCTGGGAAGGAAAAAAAATAGAGTTGAGAAATATAGCAAACAAGTAA